tctgcctcagcctcccaagtagctgggactacaggcacatgccaccacagctaattttttgtattttttagtagagacggggtttcaccatgttggccaggatggtcttgatctcccgacctcgtgatccgcccgcctcagcctcctgaagtgctgggattataggcatgagccaccacacccggcctctcaatttttttgttttttcagaagaTGGGAGACAACATGGTAGGttcaaattaaaattgttttgaaagtATTTATTGTTTAATAATTCTTTCTCCCCTCAGCCCCATCTGGCCACTCTCTCGTTCTGCTTTTCTGATCATCCTAAAGATTGAATACATCCTCCTCCTGTATGGAGGACACGAAGCAACACTAAAATCAATACACTCGATCAGGTCTTCATCAGATACCACGTCACTGTGGGTGGAGTGCTAGTTTTCAACAAATGTGGTGTTCCTAGGGCTCTACAAGGTAGTCCTTTCTCAAGGTCGCTGGGCCACTCATGGAGTTGAAATGCCGCTGCCCATCTAAGTACAACATGGACTCTGAAACACAAGAAAGAGAACCCTGGAGAAACTTGTAACACCTTAGAAAACCATCATATCATCATATAAACACAAGACTACTTGGGAACACTGGGACAGAACAAGATACACTGTTGGGCCGGGGTGTGCCACATTCCCAAAGGAGCAGGCCATGACTCCTGCCTCTTCCTTTGGCTGGatcagtttttatttcatttttttttgagatggagtctcgctctgttgcctaggctggagtgcagtggcgcaatctcagctcactgcaagctccgcctcccaggttcacgccattctactgcctcagcctcccgagtagctgggactacaggtgcccgccatcgcgcccggctaatttttttttttttttttttttttgtatttctagtagagacggggtttcaccgtgttagccaggatggtctcgatctcctgaactcgtgatctgcccgtctcggcctcccaaagtgctgggattacaggcatgagccactgcgcccggcctggctGGATCAGTTTTTGACTACCAGTGGCTGCTTGCCTGCCTGGGGGCCACAGGCATCTTTGGCCTTCAGGGCTGCCAAATCTCAAAAGCAGAATCTCCTAAAGACATGCTCTTGTGCTGACAGGCATCAATACACTTCCTACaattcaaaaggagaaaaatgtccTTAGAAGTTCTTCCCTTTGTTAGGGACAAGCAATAATCACTACTTACCTCCATATGTTTTCGGGAAAACCAATGGCACTTCTTTTTCCGACATGAACGTGAAATGAAAGACATTGGTGGTTGTATGCTCCTTCTCCTGCAGGGAAGCCACTTCACTGTGTACTCTGACTTGAATGTAATTATTCTGAGTAAAGCATACCTAACAGATTATAGACACTATAATCAGTCAACTGCATTAGGAAGGGGAAAAAGGCCGTCATAAGAGAAAACAGTGGCTTTTGGATATAGaaacttctaggctcaaatgaaaaaaaaaagttgtatgtCATCTCTCATCACACACCTACCTGcgaagaaagaaagagcaatgaGCCAACCTCAACAGGTTTCTGAAACATGATGTCATCCACTGCTACCACAAACGGTCGAGAACCACTATTGGGGGAAAGGACAGAATTTGGGGTATATTGCAAAATTCAGATGATCTCAATTTTTTCCCCTAACAACTAgctgaagcaaaataaaaatgaacgaAGAATAAAGTTAGAGAAGGGGGAAAAGATCCTACCAGTGAGGAATGGTAAGAGATGCCATCGTGAGCAGATTAGGGCAAAAATAACTATATCTTTTCCTTTCTACATATCCTCACTGTATTTTCTCAGTAGTTTTTTTAATGTACGAACTTACAAAGTCAGAGAAACAACCTTCTAAAATGAAGATCAAACTCAGCTGGTATCAGTGTggtattcatttaaaaacataacataTTCCCACACACACCCAGACTGGTCCAAAATGTTTCATTTCAGTGGGGTGATATAAATTGCTTCTCAGAAGTTAAGACTGCCTTACATGTAACTCACCCGAAGCTACAAGCAGTAGCCCACGCAAGTTCATATGCTTTCCTCATAAGGAAACCACCAAAGATCCGATTGAAAATGTTCCGCTCCTACaggacataaataaatataaatgaatacaaaACTTATGGCCACCTTTGTATACAGAACAGAGGAATTAACAATGCCACAGGACAAAGGCCAGTTTAAAGGTGTGTTAAATCTTGGACAAATATCATGAATGGAAGCTATCCTATTCAGATTTCTCAGTAAATTATAATACCTGAGGGTGGCAAATTTCCAAACTCTTCAGTTTTGAATTCTCCATCCACACTGCATTAGGGGGCAAAACTCGACTCCGAAAACTTATAGTCCTGtacaaatgaatatttattaaacccTGTTAATGCCATGGTCTCTTGttgaaaagtaaaaacatttgcAAGTCACTCCCAATACACTCACAACTGTGGCTCTGGAGAAGGCCAaggtttaggccaggcgcggtggctcacgcctgtaatcccaacactttgggaggccgaggcaggaggatcacatgaggtcagaagcttgagaccagcctggccaacatggtgaaaccccgtctctactaaaaatacaaaataattagcaggcgtggtggcaggagtctgtaatcccagctatttgggaggctgagacgggaggatggccaggaggcagaggttgtagtgagccaagatcacgccactgcattccagcccgggcaacagggtaagactccatctcaaaaaaaaaaaaaaaaggttgggtgtggtggctcacgcctgtaatcccagcactttgagaggtggaggcaggcagatcacctgaggtcaggagttcaagaccagcctgaccaacatggagaaaccccgtctctactaaaaacacaaaattaaccaggcgtggaggtccatgcctgtaatcccagctactcggaggctgaggcaggagaatcgcttgaacctgggaggcagaggtagcggtgagccgagatcgtgccattgcactccagcctcggtaacaagagtgaaactgtgtctcaaaaaaaaaaaaaaaagccaaggttCAAATGTTTTCCCAACGTGGAATCTCACCATCCTTACTTTGGATCCAGTGTGCTGAGAAACATCTCATGTATGGTGGTCCTCTCCTCAGCGCTGGGGGCCATTTTCAGTAACGATGTGGAGCTGAAGGCAATTCTTCTCCCCTTGTTCACTGGAACAAGAGAGAATAAGGAGCAATGATCAGGAGGGTTGCACTACAGCACAGGGTATTCTGACCTGGGATACCTTTCAAAATCTCACTAAAAATTATACACATATCCAAGAGAAAACTGCAGAGGTCACATAAAACTCTCAGTGAGTCTTTGGTTCCACATGGAAATTATATTGGTTCAGTGTGAGATCACTTGATATCATCCTGATCCAGAGCCCTGACCTGCAGTTATCCCATCAAGATGCATTTCTCACTTCATTAAAACGgagaaaacaggccaggtgctgtggctcatgcctgtaatcccaacactttgggaggctgaggcaggaggattgcttgagtccaggagttcaacaccagcctgggcaacatagtgagacccctgtctctacaaaaaaaattttaattagccaggcatggtggcacgtgcctatagtcctagctactcgggaggctgaggtgggtggatagcttgggcccaggagatcgaggctacaGTATTgttcattgtagcctcaaactccaggactcaagcccaacaccagcccgggcaacagagcaagaactgtctaaaaaaaaaaaaaaaaactgagataaCAAATTACTTCACTTAATAAATACTGTCTGATCAATAAAATCATTCAAAGTATGGactccaaagaaaaaagaatagcatatttttaatttcaataaattattgGTATGAATAAGacatttgggccaggcacagtggctcacgcctgtaatcccagcactttgggaggccaaggcaggcggatcacgaggtcaggagatcaagaccatcctggccaaaatggtgaaaccccgtctctactaaaagtacaaaaattagctgggtgtggtggcgcgcacctgtagtcccagctactcgggaggctggggcaggagaatcgcttgaacccaggaggcagaggttgcagtgagccgagatggcactactgcgctccagcctggcaagagagagagagactccatttcaaaacaaacaaacaaaaaaaacaaaaaacaaaaaaaagacatttgactGGTATGAAGAGCCCATATAAAATCTTAATCTCTTCTGCAGTGTAATTAATgtgcttttcaaatttattttattataaacaaattaaTGTACATTCCCCTTGTCTAAAGAGCTCCTCTTCCTCTGGGCTTTCAGGGATGAGTGGATTTACAAATGCCGgcctaaaaagaagaaaaaaaagaatataatttaagATATGCCATTATCTAATAAAACTTGAAGATGAACAATCACCTACTACTTTTAAAGAATCGGCTTTTCATTTTGGGTAGTGCTTACTGCTTGCCTTACACGTGAACGCTGGAACAATTAGGGAAGCCTTACAGTTGCAGCCTTAATTGCACACTAGAAACTTAACATTATAAAAAGGATACTGGCATTTGCTAAATGTTTAACCTGATTCTAATCACGAGGAAACAGTCAAATATAGGTTGTAGAACACTCTACAAGAAAACTGgctttaggccgggcatggtggctcacgcctgtaatcccagcactttgaaaggccaagctgggcggggatcacctgaggttgggagttcgagaccagcctgaccaacaaggagaaacctcgtttctactaaaaatacaaaattagccgggcgtggtggcacatgcctgtaatcccagctactcgggaggctgaggcaggagaattgcttgaacccaggaggcggaggttgcggtgagccgagattgtgccagtgcactccagcctgggcagcaagagcgaaactctgtctccaaaaaagaaaaagaaaactggcttgaactctttaaaaatatcaatttttgaAGGACAGCAAATGGCAGAGAGACTATTCTAAAGAAACAGGATAACAAAATGCAATATACAATCCTTGATGGATTGGGTCCTGAATCAGGAAGATAGCTATAAAGGACATTTTAGGGacaactggtgaaatctgaatacgGATCACATATTAAATAACTGTATCACTGTTGAATTTCTCAGATATAATAAAGGCATTGAGGTTATGTAGAAATACCTGGTTCTTAGGAAATACATGCTGAACTCCTGAATGGGTGAAGCAGTCTCAAACTTACTTTCCAATGATTCAtgggaaaaaatatgtaaatgtgtgtatttatagaGAGAGCGTAAGAGAATTACGCAAATGTAATACAATTCACGTGAAAGGCATATGTTTGTTGcattattctttctacttttctgtaagcatcaaattttttgaaataaaaaataagggaaaAGGGATAATATTTCACTGTGGTAGAATCAAAAGATTTGATGAAACaacaatggaaacaaaagaattGAAACAGGCCGGGGCAGTGGTTcacgctcgtaatcccagcacttcgagaggccaaggcaggtggatcacctaaggtcaggagttcgagaccagcctggtcaacgtggtgaaaccccgtctctactaaaaatacaaaaattagccgggcgtggtggtaggtgcctgtaatcccagctactcgggaggctgaggcaggagaatcacttgaacccaggagacagaggttgcagtgagccgagatcgcaccactgcactccagcctgggtgacaagagccaaCCTCtgtcttgaaaacaaaaaacaaaagaattgaaaCAACAGCTTGGAAAAGTGACATGCATCAGCTGGGAGTGAAACTTGCAGCAATGGCCTCAGTGCTTGAATAGAAGCCCCAGGCCAGTCACTGGCCACAGCAGGTCAGCTGGGGCTGGCAGGAAGGGCCAGAGTAGATGGGTGTTATTCTTCCCTCAGATCACTAAGGGACCAACATATTTTTCTATCTTAATTTGGCTTTCCAAGTCAGCTTTCCACGCAGCAGCAAAGATTTTTCACTGCAGACTTCTAAATCAAGTTTCTAATACAAATGAGATTTTCCACAGGCCACTGGACTCTGCTCTGTGCAAAGAGCaatccctcccaccccagctctaCCCCCACAATTAGTTTTTCTCAGTTTGGGTGTAACTGTTGTTAGAAACCAAGAATTcaatttcagagaaaaaagatgaCGTAAAGTAAGTTGAAGTCTATATGGTTAAATCTGACTTGAAAATGACCACATAAACTCATGAGGctctttttttgaggtagggtcttgctctgtcacccaggctggcatgcagtggtgtgacctgggctcactgcaacctccgcttcccgggttaaagcaatcctcccacctcagcctcccacatcgtctgggactacagacacatgctaccatacctggctaatttttttgtacttttagtagagatggggattcgccatgttggccaggctggtctcaaactcctgggctcaagtgatccgcccacctcggcctcccaaagtgctgggattacaggcgtgagccaccacacccagctctcatgaggttttttgtttgtttaaaatatatcctagctctgtccactgaaaaggcctGGTAACAATAACAAACTAGTAACAATGTACAGTTCTAGTGCCCAGATTTTGATGTCTAAATACCAGTTCCCGCTAAAAGGAACCCCAGGACtacttggagaaatggctgactcCAGGCCTGGGGCAGGAAATACGTAAGATGAGCCCAAGATATCTTGTGTCAGAGAGCAAGAAGGTATCAAACTGACAGGTGGAAAGGAGCCAGCTTAGAGGAACTACCACTGCCCAAAGAAGGCACACTCGGAGCATCAAGAGAAAACAATGGCTGCAATTTATtgaaatacatgtaatatattgcAACCATGAATTCATAATGATGCTTCTCTGGaaggacagtggctcacacctgtaatcctagcactttgtgagccgaggtgagaggatcacttgagcccaggattttgagatcagtttggccaacatggcaaaaccccatctctacaaaaaatttaaaaattagctgggcagctactcaggaggctgaggccggagaatcacttgaaccaggaggtggaggttgcagtgagctgagatggtgccactgcactccagccggggcagcaagagtgaaactccatctcaaaaagaaagaaagaaaaaatattagctgggcatggtggtatgtgcctgtggtcccagctactcaggaggctgaggtggaaggattgcttgagcacaggaggcccaggctgcagtgagccatgctcatgacacattacactgcactccagcctggacagaagagcaaaacttcatctaaaaaaaaaaaccagaaaacaaaaaacaaaaaacgggcTGGGCgaaatggctcacgcctgttatctcagcattttggaatgcctaggtgggcagatcacttgaggtcaggagttcgaggccagcctggccaacatggtgaaaccccgtctctactataaatacaaaacaaattagccaagcataatggggcatgcctgtagtcccagctacttgggaggcagaggcaggagagtctcttcaacccaggagacagaggctgcagtgagccgacattgcgccaccgcactccagtgtgggtgaccgagtgagactccatctcaaaaacacacacacacagaaaaaacaaaaaaagaaatgtaaaaacatgATACTTttctaaaaagccaaaaaactgGGAAAAGCATGTCATCACTAGCTAGTGAACCAACTCCTTATTCTGAAAACATGTAAATAAAAGACAAGAATGAAGCATTGATCCTAACTCCATTTCAAACCCAATTGCCCTAGTTGTTAAGGGAAAGCTCTTCTTTACAGAATTCCagctaataaatgtagaaggaatgacaAAATTTGAGAATTACTCTAAACTGCCTAATGATACTAATTAAAGCAATGATCAGCAGTGGACATTGAAAGCACTGGAAAAAGACTGATTGGAAACTCAGCTATTTGCAGGATGACAAAGTACACCCCTGTAGATTGTTGCTGATCAGAAGAGGAAAAACTGAACTTCACAAAGGAGAGATTAGGCTGTAACTGCTTGAACCCACACAGTAATCTTGGCATCACTGTGAGTGGGACAACCTGTACCTCCTGATATGATGCAATATGAAATACGAGATATACAACATCACCTATGTAGTACTCTCACCAAATATGCTCAACCTAAATCTAATACAAGGCTTTAGATCTAACTTCAGTTTAGAGAAATTACTAGGGATAGAGAAACaagatcaaaaaacaaacaaacaaaccaccgTGAGAAAGCAATAGAACAAATCCAGAAAGTGGGACACTATTTAGAACGAATGATCCAGCCTCTCAACGAGTGAATAAGAAACAATAGGGGGAAGACACAACTGTCCTGGATTAAAACAGATTTAAGAGCTTGCAcaactcagctgggcatggtggctcacgcctgtaatctcaacactttgggaggctgaggtgggtggatcacttgaggtcaggagttcgagaccagcctgggcaacatagtgaacccccccccttctctactaaaaatacaaaaattagccaggcatggtggcacatgcctgtaatcccagttactcaggaggctgaggcaggagaatcgctcaaacccaggaggcggaggttgcagtgaaccaagatcccgccattgcactccagcctgggcaacaagagcaaaagtccatcttaaaaaaaaaaaaaaaaaaaaaaaggataatattcTCTTAAGTAACTACATTACTATTGTCATGCCTAACAAAAAGAACTCCTTCATATATTCTAATATTAGTTCATATCCAGTTTTctccaaatatattttgaatgattTGTTCAAATCAGGATCCAAATCTGGTCCATATATTACATTTGATTTTTATGTCTgtaagtctgttttttttttttttgataacagctttattaaggtataattcgcataccacacaattcacccattgaaagtgtacaatttaatggcttttagtgtattcacagaattgtgcaacatctctttttgttgttgttttgagatggagtctcgctctgtcgcccaggctggagtgcaatggcgcaatctcggcacattgcaacttccacctcccagattcaagtgattctggtgcctcagcctccccagtagctgggaccgtaggcgcgtgccaccacgcccagctaatttttgtgtttttagtagagatggggtttcaccatgttggccaggctggtctcaaactcctgaccttaagtgattcgccagccttggcctcccaaagtgctgggattacaggcgtgacccacctcTCCCGGCCTGagaatattctcattttttaaaagatgcctGAAGTATTTAAGAGTGAAATGTCATGTCTGGGATttgccttaaaataaaaatggccaaaatatTGCAATTAAAACTGTTAAGCCCAAGTGATAGGTATATGGACATTCACTATAGTTTTCTCTCCAGTCTTATGTATCTTtgaaattcttcaaaataaagaattatgaaaaaataGGAATTACCCTTTATTTTCAGAATCACGAGCCACCATTACAAATGTTGCATCCAAAACAGGACAAAATTCATCACCATGTAACTgaagaacaaaggaaagaaaatgtacatatgagAAATGGATTTATTGGGAAGACCTACCACGATTCTAACAGACAGTATGtatgctggccaggcgcagtcgctcacgcctataatcccagcactttgagagaagccaaggtgggtggatcacttgaggccaggagtttgagaccagcctggccaatatggcaaaaccccgtctctactaaataatacaaaaattagcagggtgtggtggtgcatgcctctaatctcagctactcaggagactgaggcatgagaattgcttgaacccaggaggccaaggttgcagtgagccgagattgcaggcctctgtctcaaaaaaaaaaaaaaaaaagaaagaaaagaaaaaagagagagagagagaaagcctgaaactggaaaaagaagagaagcacGCTCATTAACCACTGTCTGCTAAGGGCCTACCCTGAGCCAGGCACAGCACTAGGCTCTGGGAATGGCAGGATGACAAAGGAGCCTGTGGCCTAGCAGAGGAGAAAAATACCTCAAAGTCCAAtcgggggctgggcatggtacctcacgcctatgatcccagcattttgagaggcctaGATGGGAGGATCGCCTAAGACCAGGAGAgcgagatcagcctaggcaacatagcgagacctggtctctaactacaaataaaaatttaaaaattagccaggcatggtggtgcatgcctgtagtaccagctatttgggaagctgaggcaggaggatcccttgagcccaggagttcaaggatgcactgagctatgatcacacccctgcactgtagcctgggtgacagaaaacatcccatctccaaaacaaaacaaacaaaacgcaAATAGTATATTGCATGAGATGGGCTGCTGGCATGGAGTTTGAAACTGTGCAAGACTGGGACCCAAAGGCAAGGGTCACAGAGGGGATCATCAGTGTTTAATTTGCCTGCTTTCCTCAGAACCTGAGCTTCTTGCAAGGCGTGCCTGTCCTCCTGATGGCATACCTACCCAGGTGGACCTCCCATCATGCTCACAAACACTAGTATGTTTCAGGGAACTGTAGTGTGCCAACCACTAGTACACGTTTATGCCTTTGTAGCTGGGCACAGGAGCTCCCAAGAAGAGGTAAAATCAAAGATGACTATGTGGGTTAAGTTAAATGCaggttgagcatctctaatccaaaaataaaaaatactccaaaatccaaaacttttcaagcactgacatgacactcaaaggaaatgctcattggagcatttcaagATTTTGAACTCTGGGATTAGGAATGCTCGAccagtaaatataaatattctgaaatcagaaacacttctggtcccaggcatttcaggtaaggaatactcaacctgtatttacAATGCACAGGCCTCTGAGGTTTTAAGAtgtttcttcccccaccccccaggaagagggtctcactctgtcacccaggttggagtacagtggcacgatcatgtctcactgcaatctcgacctcatgggctcaagcaatcctcccacctcagcctcccgagtagctgacaccagaggcatgtaccaccacacccagctaatttttgtagagatggggttttccatgttacccaggctggtcttgacctcctgagctcaaggaatctgccagcctcagcctcccaaaatgctgggattacaggcatgagccaccatgcctgggccttAAGATGTTTCTTTATCCCCTAGAAGTCTGTACTTCCAGGAAAGTCATACCATAAAGTAATGACAGAAGCTATTTATAACCTGAGAGTATACTGGGTTCCCTCCTCAACAAATGATACAAGCCTCATCACTACTGCCCTCCCCCTCAATTACAGGAACAGTCTCACCAATCTCATTATGCCTCTGCCCTATTCAAACCTTTTAATAGTTCCTCCTTTCTTCCACCAGCACCTGGGCTAATCCTGTTAGCGTGGCATACAAAGCCTTCCACAACAGAGCCCACGATTCCTCTCCAGTTGTTCACCAAATACTGTGCTCATACCTGCACCTTTTTCTCTAGCCATAGCTAACTAACAACTGAGAGGTCCTGGGATAGAACAGGCTGTTGACTGCCTCCTGTCTATATCTTTACCTGATGCCTTCCTCAGCAGCCTCATTCTTCACAacactcctcccctcccccatccctatTCCCCAGACCAAGTTTATCTTTCCCTCCTTCATTCAGCCCCCTTAATAGAAACAGTCCTCTCTtgacagtggttctcaatgtaAGAGAAGTAGACGTCACTCTAATAGGTGGGCATTTGAAAAATACAGAGTGGTTTTTGTTGTCACATAACTTGGGGGGCATTACTATGGAGGGGGGTAACCAGGGAGCTAAATCCCTCACAATGCAAGCAGAACAATGAATGCTCCCACCAGAAATGCCAACGGTGTCCCTGTTGAAAAATACTGCATAACAATATACTATATCATAATCATTTGTTTATGTGACTGTCTCCCTACTACACCGTGAGCTCCTGGAGGACAAAGACCATTTTCCCCCAGTTATATCCCTAGTATTTAGCACAAAGACTGGCAGATAGCAGATACCTGATCAGCATTTGCCAATGAATGAGGGAGGCAGGTTCTAGGCACTATTAGAATGTCAACTCCAAGAGAATGGAACTTTatctgttttgctcactgctgtatGCCTAGCACAggacaggcactcaataaatgattgCTAAATGAATGTTAAGTGAATGGATGTCAGGAAGTGAGCTAGGTGACTCAAACCCAGGTCCTGTCGTTGAGGAGTAGAGTCCACAGTGGAAGAGAAAAGACATATTCGTGCACAGCTCTGTAGGAGACTAGCAGGTGCCAGGAGAGCAAGTCAGAGGGATGGTATTGAGGGAGGAGGCCTGGGGAAGGAACAGGTGTTACATGCTGGGAGAATAAGGAAAGGATTGAGCATGAAGTTATCCTGGAGCACAGGGAGAATGTGGATACAGAGCCAGAGCACGAGAATTTCAGGCAAAGGAAAAAGCATCAGCAATtatactcattcactcattcccaGTTGAATAACagttatccaaaatgcttgggaccagaagtgttctGTATTCCAGactattttggattttggatttgtggatttggaatgtttgcattcaataCTTACAGGTCGAACATTCCAAacccaatgagcatttcctttgggcatcatgtcagtgctcaaagtcagattttggagcatttcagatttcagagttGCAATGCTCAACCTATATGTAAATTATGGTTTACCATCATGAATACCCACTAGTGCCAAGCACTAGAACGCAAACATGAATAACTCCCTATCCTTACGATGCTTGAAGGCCAGTGGTGAGCATTAAGAAGGTATATAAATGATAAGTCAAAGGGAATATAGTTGGAAAGGTAGGCTGGGGCTAGTTTATGAAGCCCCTTGGGCCCTAATTAATCaaaggagttttgttttttgtttgagatggggtctcactctgtcacccaggttggagtacagtggcgcaatctcggctcactgcaacctccaccccccctgcctcaagcgatcctcccacctcagcctcccgagtggctgggatcacaggtacacgccaccacaccggctaattttttgtactttttttttttttttttttgagaccgagtttcactctgccgccgaggctggggtgcagtggcacgatctcggctcactgaaaactccgcctcccaggttcaagcgattcttctgcctcagcctccccagtagctgggactacgggcatgtgccactacccccagctaatttttgtatttttagtagagatgggatatttcaccatattgggcaggctgatctcaaactcctgaactcatgattcgcctgcctcggcct
This genomic stretch from Pongo pygmaeus isolate AG05252 chromosome X, NHGRI_mPonPyg2-v2.0_pri, whole genome shotgun sequence harbors:
- the ACOT9 gene encoding acyl-coenzyme A thioesterase 9, mitochondrial isoform X1; the protein is MRRAALRLSALGKGQVTPGRGLTQGPQNRKKQGIFHIHEACSPIHVNHVRDKLREIVGASTNWRDHVKAMEERKLLHSFLAKSQDGLPPRRMKDSYIEVLLPLGSEPELREKYLTVQNTVRFGRILEDLDSLGVLICYMHNKIHSAKMSPLSIVTALVDKIDMCKKSLSPEQDIKFSGHVSWVGKTSMEVKMQMFQLHGDEFCPVLDATFVMVARDSENKGPAFVNPLIPESPEEEELFRQGELNKGRRIAFSSTSLLKMAPSAEERTTIHEMFLSTLDPKTISFRSRVLPPNAVWMENSKLKSLEICHPQERNIFNRIFGGFLMRKAYELAWATACSFGGSRPFVVAVDDIMFQKPVEVGSLLFLSSQVCFTQNNYIQVRVHSEVASLQEKEHTTTNVFHFTFMSEKEVPLVFPKTYGESMLYLDGQRHFNSMSGPATLRKDYLVEP
- the ACOT9 gene encoding acyl-coenzyme A thioesterase 9, mitochondrial isoform X2, which codes for MRRAALRLSALGKGQVTPGRGLTQGPQNRKKQGIFHIHEVRDKLREIVGASTNWRDHVKAMEERKLLHSFLAKSQDGLPPRRMKDSYIEVLLPLGSEPELREKYLTVQNTVRFGRILEDLDSLGVLICYMHNKIHSAKMSPLSIVTALVDKIDMCKKSLSPEQDIKFSGHVSWVGKTSMEVKMQMFQLHGDEFCPVLDATFVMVARDSENKGPAFVNPLIPESPEEEELFRQGELNKGRRIAFSSTSLLKMAPSAEERTTIHEMFLSTLDPKTISFRSRVLPPNAVWMENSKLKSLEICHPQERNIFNRIFGGFLMRKAYELAWATACSFGGSRPFVVAVDDIMFQKPVEVGSLLFLSSQVCFTQNNYIQVRVHSEVASLQEKEHTTTNVFHFTFMSEKEVPLVFPKTYGESMLYLDGQRHFNSMSGPATLRKDYLVEP
- the ACOT9 gene encoding acyl-coenzyme A thioesterase 9, mitochondrial isoform X3 translates to MRRAALRLSALGKGQVTPGRGLTQGPQNRKKQGIFHIHEACSPIHVNHVRDKLREIVGASTNWRDHVKAMEERKLLHSFLAKSQDGLPPRRMKDSYIEVLLPLGSEPELREKYLTVQNTVRFGRILEDLDSLGVLICYMHNKIHSAKMSPLSIVTALVDKIDMCKKSLSPEQDIKFSGHVSWVGKTSMEVKMQMFQLHGDEFCPVLDATFVMVARDSENKGPAFVNPLIPESPEEEELFRQGELNKGRRIAFSSTSLLKMAPSAEERTTIHEMFLSTLDPKTISFRSRVLPPNAVWMENSKLKSLEICHPQERNIFNRIFGGFLMRKAYELAWATACSFGGSRPFVVAVDDIMFQKPVEVGSLLFLSSQVCFTQNNYIQVRVHSEVASLQEKEHTTTNVFHFTFMSEKEVPLVFPKTYGGSVLMPVSTRACL